From a region of the Thioalkalivibrio sp. XN279 genome:
- a CDS encoding phospholipid-binding protein MlaC — translation MRRILLCLALLALTALAAAEPRLGPEQRVAERLERLSGLVAACRLPLAVDPAAVRGIIDQELRPYADVLYAGQLVLGRHWPQASPEQRRRFAEALYGALVNRHATGLLLLTPHNVRVAKGDGPRGGETAQVELSIDAGLSRRVPVLLELRRHDDRWRIYDARWEGQSFVLGLRHTYAEEIGRRGLETVIRELETRAGTPPGPPAQRNTPAGRCLQARESL, via the coding sequence ATGCGTCGCATTCTACTGTGTCTTGCCCTGCTTGCCCTTACCGCGCTGGCGGCGGCCGAACCACGCCTTGGCCCCGAGCAGCGCGTGGCCGAGCGGCTGGAGCGGCTGTCGGGCCTGGTTGCCGCCTGCCGCCTGCCTCTTGCGGTGGACCCGGCGGCCGTGCGCGGCATCATCGACCAGGAGCTGAGGCCCTACGCCGACGTGCTTTATGCCGGCCAGCTCGTGCTCGGACGCCACTGGCCGCAGGCCTCGCCGGAACAGCGGCGACGCTTCGCCGAGGCACTGTACGGTGCCCTGGTGAATCGCCATGCCACGGGCCTGCTGCTGCTGACCCCGCACAATGTGCGGGTGGCAAAGGGGGACGGGCCGCGGGGCGGCGAGACGGCGCAGGTGGAGTTGAGCATCGATGCCGGGCTGTCCCGTCGCGTCCCCGTCCTGCTGGAACTCAGGCGTCACGATGATCGCTGGCGCATCTACGACGCGCGCTGGGAGGGCCAGTCCTTCGTCCTTGGCCTGCGACATACCTACGCCGAAGAGATCGGCCGGCGCGGCCTGGAGACGGTGATCCGCGAGCTGGAAACGCGCGCGGGCACGCCGCCCGGCCCGCCCGCGCAACGCAACACGCCGGCCGGCCGTTGCCTGCAGGCCAGGGAATCCCTCTGA
- a CDS encoding glycogen/starch/alpha-glucan phosphorylase produces MNIPEHHLPEPLGFDADSLRRDTLRKLLYGVGKDMGNATLHDLYSAVALTLRDRLLGRWHETQRRIRGRNPRKVYYLSLEFLMGRTLLNAAVNMDLDENARVLLEEIGVRLEQLVEEEQDAGLGNGGLGRLAACFLDSMATLDLAGFGYGIRYDYGLFEQRIGPNGEQQEFPNTWLRLRNLWEIQREDVRYEVCIGGKRIEAVAYDTPVPGNNGHTVNHLRLWGARYAPEIDLALFNRGDYEAAVQEKNEAENISRVLYPDDSTEEGKELRIKQEYFFVSASLQDILEEHVAAGHALEELPERVAIQLNDTHPALAIPELMRLLVDAHGMDWASAWHICRGVFCYTNHTLLPEALESWPVRMLEKLLPRHLEIIYRLNRDFLDEVWERYPGDHERRRRMSLVDEAGHDGRRVRMAWLATIGSRKVNGVAALHSRLVRETLFGDFDTHFPGRFVNVTNGVTPRRWLRAANPGLSGLVDEQLGRGWENDLERLAELRPLAEDAGFRERFRGVKRDNKLRLAREVQRELGIALDPDAMFDVQIKRVHEYKRQLLNLLHVITRYHRIRQDPDADWQPRAVIFSGKAAPGYVMAKRIIQLINNAADMINSDPEVGDRLKVVFLPNYSVSLAELIIPAADLSEQISTAGMEASGTGNMKLAMNGALTIGTLDGANIEIRDAVGEDNIFIFGLTAEEAAARRAQGYYPIELVRHNAELAEVLRQLRDGVFSPDEPRRFAPVVDALTADGEHFLCLADYQDYVDAQARVDALYRDPDAWSRRAVINAFSMGWFSSDRAVREYAERIWGAGPIG; encoded by the coding sequence GTGAACATCCCCGAGCACCACCTGCCGGAGCCCCTCGGCTTCGATGCCGACAGCCTGCGTCGCGACACCCTGAGAAAGCTGCTCTACGGCGTCGGCAAGGACATGGGCAATGCCACGCTCCACGACCTCTACAGCGCCGTGGCGCTGACCTTGCGGGACCGCCTGCTCGGCCGCTGGCACGAGACCCAGCGCCGCATCCGCGGCAGGAATCCGCGCAAGGTGTATTACCTGTCACTGGAATTCCTCATGGGACGCACGCTGCTGAACGCAGCGGTCAACATGGACCTGGACGAAAACGCGCGGGTGCTGCTCGAGGAGATCGGGGTGCGCCTGGAACAACTGGTCGAGGAAGAGCAGGACGCGGGGCTCGGGAACGGCGGTCTCGGCCGGCTTGCCGCCTGCTTCCTGGACTCCATGGCGACGCTCGACCTCGCCGGCTTCGGCTACGGCATTCGCTACGACTACGGGCTGTTCGAGCAGCGTATCGGGCCGAATGGCGAGCAACAGGAGTTCCCCAACACCTGGCTGCGGCTGCGCAACCTGTGGGAGATCCAGCGCGAGGACGTGCGCTACGAAGTCTGTATCGGCGGCAAGCGCATCGAGGCCGTAGCCTATGACACGCCCGTGCCGGGCAACAACGGGCACACCGTCAACCACCTGCGGCTGTGGGGCGCGCGCTATGCCCCGGAGATCGATCTCGCGCTGTTCAACCGCGGCGACTACGAAGCTGCGGTACAGGAGAAGAACGAGGCGGAGAACATTTCGCGCGTGCTCTACCCGGACGACTCCACGGAGGAGGGGAAGGAGCTGCGCATCAAGCAGGAGTACTTCTTCGTCTCCGCCAGCCTGCAGGACATCCTCGAGGAACATGTCGCCGCCGGGCATGCACTGGAAGAGCTGCCGGAGCGCGTGGCCATCCAGCTCAACGACACGCATCCCGCGCTCGCGATACCTGAACTGATGCGGCTGCTGGTCGATGCACACGGCATGGACTGGGCCTCCGCCTGGCACATCTGCCGCGGGGTGTTCTGCTACACCAACCACACCTTGTTGCCCGAGGCGCTCGAGAGCTGGCCGGTACGCATGCTGGAGAAACTCCTGCCGCGCCACCTGGAGATCATCTACCGGCTCAACCGCGATTTTCTCGACGAGGTCTGGGAGCGCTATCCGGGCGACCATGAACGCCGCCGGAGAATGTCGCTGGTGGACGAGGCCGGGCACGACGGGCGCCGCGTACGCATGGCCTGGCTGGCGACCATCGGTTCGCGCAAGGTGAACGGCGTGGCCGCGCTGCACTCCAGGCTGGTGCGCGAGACACTGTTCGGTGACTTCGACACCCACTTCCCCGGGCGTTTCGTCAACGTCACCAACGGCGTCACGCCACGGCGCTGGCTGCGCGCCGCCAACCCCGGGCTCAGCGGGCTGGTGGACGAGCAATTGGGACGGGGCTGGGAGAACGACCTCGAGCGCCTGGCGGAATTGCGGCCCCTGGCGGAGGACGCCGGGTTCCGCGAGCGCTTCCGTGGCGTGAAGCGCGACAACAAGTTGCGACTCGCGCGCGAAGTGCAGCGCGAACTCGGCATCGCGCTCGATCCCGACGCCATGTTCGACGTGCAGATCAAGCGTGTCCACGAGTACAAGCGCCAGCTGCTCAACCTCCTGCACGTGATCACGCGATACCACCGCATCCGCCAGGACCCGGACGCCGACTGGCAGCCGCGCGCCGTCATATTTTCCGGTAAGGCAGCGCCCGGCTACGTCATGGCCAAGCGGATCATCCAGCTCATCAACAACGCGGCCGACATGATCAACAGCGACCCTGAAGTCGGCGACCGGCTCAAGGTGGTGTTCCTGCCGAACTACAGCGTTTCCCTGGCCGAGCTCATCATTCCCGCCGCGGACCTCTCGGAGCAGATCTCCACCGCGGGCATGGAGGCTTCAGGCACCGGCAACATGAAGCTGGCCATGAACGGCGCCCTGACCATTGGCACGCTCGACGGCGCCAACATCGAGATTCGCGACGCCGTCGGCGAGGACAATATTTTCATCTTCGGGCTCACGGCAGAGGAGGCTGCGGCCAGGCGAGCCCAGGGGTACTACCCCATCGAGCTGGTGCGCCACAACGCGGAGCTGGCGGAAGTCCTCAGGCAGCTGCGCGACGGCGTGTTCTCGCCCGACGAACCGCGCCGCTTCGCGCCCGTCGTCGACGCCCTGACCGCCGACGGCGAGCATTTTCTCTGCCTCGCGGACTACCAGGACTACGTGGACGCGCAGGCCCGCGTCGATGCTCTTTATCGCGATCCCGACGCATGGAGCCGCCGCGCGGTGATCAACGCCTTCAGCATGGGCTGGTTCTCCTCCGACCGCGCCGTGCGCGAGTACGCCGAGCGCATCTGGGGCGCGGGACCGATCGGGTAG
- a CDS encoding S1/P1 nuclease produces the protein MSWRPALCAGLLGLACLPSTAQAWGPSAHRIAAEVMDAFLCTAARAEVEAMTGHMPLAELVVWPDRIRDTAAWSHTRDWHYMNVADDTPVRADTQPESGRILAAIRDNLALLPPGEAGPERRRQALAFVLHLVVDLHQPLHVGRAADRGGNSVRVRFAERETNLHRLWDSGLLYSTGLRPEEHANALRALAAAGGANWAQGSLEDWADESRRLRPWVYDFDARREVPIISRRYAETGRQLASLRLAQASVRSARLLNGVWCPDQ, from the coding sequence ATGTCCTGGCGGCCGGCTCTCTGCGCCGGGCTGCTGGGCCTGGCCTGCCTGCCGTCCACCGCGCAGGCATGGGGGCCGTCCGCGCACCGCATCGCTGCCGAGGTCATGGATGCGTTCCTGTGCACCGCCGCGCGCGCCGAGGTGGAGGCGATGACGGGGCACATGCCGCTGGCCGAGCTGGTGGTGTGGCCGGATCGCATCAGGGACACGGCGGCCTGGTCGCATACCCGCGACTGGCATTACATGAACGTCGCCGATGACACGCCTGTGCGCGCGGACACCCAGCCCGAAAGCGGGCGCATCCTGGCGGCCATTCGCGACAACCTGGCGCTGTTGCCGCCAGGCGAGGCCGGCCCGGAACGCCGGCGCCAGGCACTGGCTTTCGTGCTCCACCTCGTGGTCGACCTGCACCAGCCGCTGCATGTGGGCCGCGCTGCGGATCGCGGCGGCAACAGCGTCCGGGTGCGCTTCGCGGAGCGCGAAACGAACCTGCACCGGCTCTGGGACAGCGGCTTGCTGTACAGCACGGGCCTGCGACCCGAGGAGCATGCGAACGCCCTGCGTGCGCTCGCCGCCGCGGGCGGCGCGAACTGGGCCCAGGGCAGCCTGGAAGACTGGGCGGACGAATCCCGGCGGTTACGGCCGTGGGTGTATGACTTCGACGCGCGACGCGAGGTGCCGATCATCTCGCGCCGCTATGCGGAAACCGGGCGCCAGCTCGCATCGCTGCGGCTCGCCCAGGCGAGCGTGCGCTCGGCACGGCTGTTGAACGGCGTGTGGTGCCCGGACCAGTGA